Proteins encoded within one genomic window of Geotalea daltonii FRC-32:
- a CDS encoding FecR family protein, whose amino-acid sequence MIDIPGRSLFLQLALLFTLVVMGSSTVLAAEDIASFKIVSGTVDVLRNGKLPAVTVKTGDKLGEGDFVRTRSGSFAEIQFKDGTILKVAQRSRIDIGTYFSGQRENGANVRLPRGKVEAIVDPVRVKRAGEGRRFEVHTPNAVAGVRGTDFIVSHDRSMTGVLVRQGSVYTYNRRMPDRIVTVTAGNITTIAPGAPPQPPRQALPAETQHMEKGVTTPKTESGGQSGTQGTGQPAAQSTPAANGNQTEGTDILSQSASLTTTIAPTSTGTALMGSTIPSAITTAPTSSVKTTTQAPPPPPPVVAPATATPPPPPPPAVPTTTNVNVNVNF is encoded by the coding sequence ATGATCGACATACCGGGCAGATCACTATTCCTGCAGCTGGCTCTGCTTTTCACCTTGGTTGTGATGGGTTCAAGCACAGTCCTGGCGGCAGAGGACATTGCCTCTTTCAAAATCGTAAGCGGAACCGTTGATGTGCTGCGTAACGGCAAACTGCCGGCAGTTACGGTCAAAACCGGGGACAAGCTCGGTGAGGGTGATTTTGTCCGCACCAGGAGCGGCAGCTTTGCGGAGATCCAGTTCAAGGACGGCACCATCCTCAAGGTTGCTCAAAGAAGCCGTATCGACATCGGGACATATTTTTCCGGACAGCGGGAAAACGGCGCCAACGTGCGATTGCCGAGGGGCAAGGTGGAAGCCATCGTCGATCCTGTCAGGGTCAAGCGGGCCGGAGAGGGGCGGCGTTTCGAGGTTCATACCCCCAATGCCGTTGCCGGCGTCAGGGGAACCGATTTCATCGTCAGCCACGACCGAAGCATGACCGGCGTCCTGGTCCGCCAGGGAAGCGTCTATACCTATAATCGACGCATGCCCGACCGGATAGTCACCGTCACGGCTGGCAATATAACCACCATTGCCCCCGGCGCTCCGCCACAGCCCCCGCGCCAGGCGCTGCCGGCAGAAACACAGCATATGGAAAAAGGTGTAACGACGCCCAAGACAGAAAGCGGCGGTCAATCCGGCACCCAGGGGACCGGTCAGCCGGCGGCCCAGTCAACCCCGGCAGCAAACGGAAACCAGACAGAAGGCACAGACATTCTCAGTCAGTCAGCATCGTTGACCACCACTATTGCACCGACATCCACAGGAACCGCTCTTATGGGCAGCACCATACCGTCGGCAATCACAACAGCTCCCACGTCTTCAGTGAAGACGACCACACAGGCACCGCCACCTCCGCCGCCGGTGGTTGCACCGGCAACAGCCACACCACCCCCTCCTCCGCCACCGGCTGTTCCGACCACGACAAATGTCAATGTGAATGTAAATTTCTAA